The nucleotide window GATGACACCCTGCTTTACAGCGGTGCCAGCCTGAATGATGTTTATCTGCATCAGCACGACCGGTATCGCTACGATCGCTACCAGCTTATTCGCAATCCGCAGCTGGCCGACACCATGTACGAGTGGATTGGCGAGAACCTGAAGCAGTCAGAAGCGGTTAACCGCCTCGATCAGGCCGAACGCCCCTCCAGCCCGGAAATCAAAAATGAAACACGTCAGTTCCGTCAGGAATTGCGCAGCTTCAACTATCAGTTCACCGGAAACGCCGGCAACGAATCCCTGACGGTAACGCCACTGGTCGGCTTAGGCAAACGCAGCCTGCTGAACAAAACCATCTTCCATTTGATGCCGTGTGCAGAACGCAAGCTGACCTTGTGTACGCCCTATTTCAATCTGCCTGCCATTCTGGTACGCAATCTGATCCAGCTGCTGCGTCAGGGCCGGGAAGTGGAAATTATCGTCGGAGATAAAACCGCGAACGATTTTTATATCCCGCCGGGCGAGCCGTTCAAAATTATTGGTGCGCTACCGTATCTGTATGAAATCAATCTGCGTCGCTTCCTGAGCCGCTTGCAGTATTACGTCAACAACGGTCAGCTAACCGTGCGCTTGTGGAAAGATGGTGAAAATAGCTATCACCTGAAAGGCATCTGGGTTGATGACGAGTGGATGATGATCACCGGTAATAACCTGAATCCGCGCGCCTGGCGGCTGGATCTGGAGAATGCCGTTTTGATCCACGATCCGCTTAACGAACTGGCGGAACAGCGGGAAAAAGAGCTGACGTTAATCCGCCAGCACACCACGGTAGTGAAACATTTCCACGAGCTGGAGAGCATTTCTGATTATCCGGCCAAAGTGCGGAAACTGATTCGTCGTCTGCGAAGAATCCGTATCGATCGACTGATTAGCCGGCTGTTGTAAACCATGCGGGCGCTTATCCTCTGTGCGGTTTTATTGTGTAGCGGATGTGCGCACATGGCGCAGGACAGCTGGACCGGCAAGGATAAAGCGGAGCACTTTTTCTCCTCTGCCGCGCTGGCCGCTGCCGGCAGCGAACTCTCGCAGCATCAGCATCAGGGGCGCGGACAAAATCTGCGCTTCGGCTTTATGTTCTCGCTCGGCTTCGGAGCCGGTAAAGAGTTTTATGACAGCCGCCCGGCAGGGAGCGGCTGGAGCTGGAAGGATTTCAGCTGGGACGTTGCCGGTGCGGCCAGCGGTGTCGCATTATGGAATCTCAGCCAGTAGTCACAGTGCAATACCTTTGCCCTTGCGGTGCAGCATCAGCGAGATCAGAAAAGCCAGTCCGCCCATCGCCGAGACGTACCAGAAGAAGCTGGTCTCCATTCCCTCTTTTTTCAGCAGCAACGCAACATACTCTGCCGAGCCGCCAAAGATGGCATTTGCCACCGCATAAGACAAGCCAACCCCGAGCGCACGCACTTCAGGCGGAAACATTTCGGCCTTGAGGATTCCGCTGATCGCGGTATAGAAGCTGGTGATAATCAGCGACAGCATAACCAGCGCAAAAGCCAGCCAGCTGCTCTGAACATTTTGCAGTATCATCAGAACCGGGACCGTGCAGATTGCCGCGCCGGCGCCAAAGATCATCATGGAAGAACGCCGGCCAATTTTATCCGACAGTGCGCCAATAATCGGCTGAATCAGCATAAAGACCAGCAAAGCACCCGTCATCAGCGTGCTGGCGCTGCGCGCGTCCATGCCGGCGGTGTTGACCAGGTATTTCTGCATGTAGGTAGTAAAAGTATAGAAACTCAGCGATCCGCCGGCGGTGAACCCCAGCACCATCAGAAACGCTTTTGCGTGATTACGCAGCAGGCCAAAAATACTGCCGGCATCGCGATGCTGCCGATGCTTTTTATCCGACGTTTCATTCAGCGAACGACGCAGCCACAGCGCGACGACAGCCAGCAGCGCCCCCGCGAAAAAGGGAATGCGCCAGCCCCAGCTGCGCAACGCTTCATCACTGAGAAGATGCTGCAGCACGACAACGGTCAGCACAGCCAGCAGCTGACCGCCGATCAGCGTGACATACTGAAAAGACGCATAAAACCCCTTACGCCCTTCAAGTGCCACTTCGCTCATATAGGTCGCGCTGGTACCGTATTCGCCTCCCACTGATAAACCCTGAAACATACGCGCCAGCAGCAGTACCACCGGAGCCGTAATGCCGATTTCGCTATATCCCGGTAAACAGGCAATGACCAGCGATCCGAAACACATCATGCAGACGGAGATCAGCATAGATGCTTTACGGCCGTGACGGTCGGCAATATAACCAAATAACCAGCCGCCAATCGGGCGCATCAGAAAGCCCGCCGCAAACACGCCTGCAGTCTGTAACAGCTGTGTTGTGGTATCACCCGCCGGGAAAAAGACATGGGCGAAATAGAGGGAGAAAAAAGAATAAACGTAGAAGTCGAACCATTCGACCAAGTTCCCGGAGGATGCGCCGACAATAGCCCAAATCCGCTGCCTGCTTGTCGCCGCCGGCACGTTTTGTTGTGGTGAATCAGTCATGTTTTACCTCATTTCCTTGTGAAGAACAGACGCTAAAGGATCAGTAAAGCATTTGCTGACGCGACGGGGGAATTGTCTCTGGGTGTGAAGAGCAAAATGTGACGAAGATGGAGGTTTCTGCTGAAACAGCGGAGGTGCAGCAGTTCGCTTTGCCTGTGGCATAACGTAAGCGCTGGTTTTCAGCCCCTTATGGACTGACTGGTTACTGAAGGAGACGGCCAATACGGACATCCGTCCGCTGCAGCGTTTTTCGTTGGTAAGGTTTCGTGGTGCGTCTGAAAAGCGGACATCTAGCTTATCCGGCGGTCAGGTAATGGCTGATGATAAATATCCCGTTGAAGAACAGCACTGGCGCGGGTAAAACCTGCCAGACTGAGCAGGTGATCATCGTTGCGAACCGGGCTATCTGCGCCGGTAGACACCTTTATCACGCGCGAGCGCGGCGCGCACCCGCTGAATGCTTTGAGTCAGTGAGCGGCGCTGGACGTTTTCCTGCTGGTACAGGTGGCAGGCTTTATCATGCGCTGGCGCACAACTTCTGAATGCTTTGGGAAAGTAAGGAGGCCGGACATTTCCCGGCCTGGTCAGACGACCGTCTTTACTGCGCAATGTCGTGGCGGTACCTGCTGCATGATTATAGTGTAGTCAGTGAGGGGGCGGGCATTTTCCGGCCGGCGCAGATGGCCGCCTTCATTACGCAGCTGGCATGGCCCTTCTGAATGTCCTGAGCAAATAAGGAGGCCGGATATTTCCCGGCCTGGTCAGACGGCCGGATTTATCGCGCTACCGGCGTGGCGGCACCTGCTGAATGCCCTGAATGAGTACGGAGGCCGGACACTTTCCGGCCGGGACGGGTGACAGTCCTGACAGGCTTTATCGCGCGCCGGCGCGGCGCACACCTTCTGAATGCCCTGAGCAAGTAAGGAGGCCGGACACTTTCCGGCCGATTACAGTATGAGTCAGTGAGGGGGCCGGGCATCTTCCGGCCGGCGCAGGTGACAGCCTTTATCGCCCGCCGGCTGCCTGCGTGCGGCGGGCGGGCCTCTGCCGGGTTAATCCGGCCACCGTTTACCCGATCGGGCCGCGCCGCGCGGGACTTTTCGCGCCCGCGGGGGCGCTTTTTCCCGGCGCGCGGACGTAAAAAAGCCCTGAACTCGCGTTCAGGGCTTCTTCACCTGTTGGATGCCTGGCAGTTCCCTACTCTCGCATGGGGAGACCCCACACTACCATCGGCGCTACGGCGTTTCACTTCTGAGTTCGGCATGGGGTCAGGTGGGACCACCGCGCTAGTGCCGCCAGGCAGATTCTGTTTCGTCCGCGCCGCCGAAGCCGCGCAGACCAGTCCGTGAACAAGGCTGAAAATTTTTCCGGGTACCGCAAAACGCCTCTGGCGTTGTAAGGTTAAGCCTCACGGGTCATTAGTACCGGTAAGCTCAACGCATCGCTGCGCTTACACATCCGGCCTATCAACGTCGTCGTCTTCAACGTCCCTTCAGGACCCTCGAGGGGTCAGGGAGAACTCATCTCGGGGCAAGTTTCGTGCTTAGATGCTTTCAGCACTTATCTCTTCCGCACTTAGCTACCGGGCAGTGCCATTGGCATGACAACCCGAACACCAGCGGTGCGTTCACTCCGGTCCTCTCGTACTAGGAGCAACCCCCCTCAATTCTCCAGCGCCCACGGCAGATAGGGACCGAACTGTCTCACGACGTTCTAAACCCAGCTCGCGTACCACTTTAAACGGCGAACAGCCGTACCCTTGGGACCTACTTCAGCCCCAGGATGTGATGAGCCGACATCGAGGTGCCAAACACCGCCGTCGATATGAACTCTTGGGCGGTATCAGCCTGTTATCCCCGGAGTACCTTTTATCCGTTGAGCGATGGCCCTTCCATTCAGAACCACCGGATCACTATGACCTGCTTTCGCACCTGCTCGAGCCGTCACTCTCGCAGTCAAGCTGGCTTATGCCATTGCACTAACCTC belongs to Candidatus Pantoea soli and includes:
- the pssA gene encoding CDP-diacylglycerol--serine O-phosphatidyltransferase, which gives rise to MLSKFNRNKYQQHLAQLPKLSQSVSDVTTLYSPAEFRETLLKKIAAAEKRICIAALYLENDDGGRAVMQALYAARQARPELDISILVDWHRAQRGRIGAARGVTNADWYCEMAAQHPEIAIPVYGIPVNTREALGVLHLKGFIIDDTLLYSGASLNDVYLHQHDRYRYDRYQLIRNPQLADTMYEWIGENLKQSEAVNRLDQAERPSSPEIKNETRQFRQELRSFNYQFTGNAGNESLTVTPLVGLGKRSLLNKTIFHLMPCAERKLTLCTPYFNLPAILVRNLIQLLRQGREVEIIVGDKTANDFYIPPGEPFKIIGALPYLYEINLRRFLSRLQYYVNNGQLTVRLWKDGENSYHLKGIWVDDEWMMITGNNLNPRAWRLDLENAVLIHDPLNELAEQREKELTLIRQHTTVVKHFHELESISDYPAKVRKLIRRLRRIRIDRLISRLL
- a CDS encoding YfiM family lipoprotein, which gives rise to MRALILCAVLLCSGCAHMAQDSWTGKDKAEHFFSSAALAAAGSELSQHQHQGRGQNLRFGFMFSLGFGAGKEFYDSRPAGSGWSWKDFSWDVAGAASGVALWNLSQ
- a CDS encoding MFS family transporter, with product MTDSPQQNVPAATSRQRIWAIVGASSGNLVEWFDFYVYSFFSLYFAHVFFPAGDTTTQLLQTAGVFAAGFLMRPIGGWLFGYIADRHGRKASMLISVCMMCFGSLVIACLPGYSEIGITAPVVLLLARMFQGLSVGGEYGTSATYMSEVALEGRKGFYASFQYVTLIGGQLLAVLTVVVLQHLLSDEALRSWGWRIPFFAGALLAVVALWLRRSLNETSDKKHRQHRDAGSIFGLLRNHAKAFLMVLGFTAGGSLSFYTFTTYMQKYLVNTAGMDARSASTLMTGALLVFMLIQPIIGALSDKIGRRSSMMIFGAGAAICTVPVLMILQNVQSSWLAFALVMLSLIITSFYTAISGILKAEMFPPEVRALGVGLSYAVANAIFGGSAEYVALLLKKEGMETSFFWYVSAMGGLAFLISLMLHRKGKGIAL